The following proteins come from a genomic window of Rhodospirillales bacterium:
- a CDS encoding N-acetylneuraminate synthase family protein: MDMVAAARQAGADYVKFQAFRAHEISAPGASTAPYQQRNSGMDDQLSLLRGLELSLDDLGVLAKACRSAGIRFLCTPFDRAMTPALIDMGMDRIKIPSGELTNTPALKYFGGLGLPVLLSTGMATLDEVSRAAATLRDAGAEDITLLHCTSLYPAPYDSINLRAMITMGGHLGLPVGYSDHSLGDHVAVAAVALGAVAIEKHFTLDRSLPGPDHQASLEPDELAALLRKCRETAVALGDGVKRPAAGEAETAALVRRSWHARRDMPAGTMLADSDVALQRPADGLPPDVCPFGRRLERAVAAGDALRAEDLAPA, translated from the coding sequence ATGGACATGGTGGCCGCGGCGCGACAAGCTGGCGCCGACTATGTCAAGTTCCAGGCCTTCCGCGCCCATGAGATCAGCGCTCCCGGAGCCTCCACGGCGCCCTATCAGCAACGCAACAGCGGCATGGACGATCAGCTCTCCCTCCTGCGCGGCCTGGAGCTGTCGCTCGATGATTTGGGCGTCTTGGCGAAGGCCTGTCGGTCGGCTGGCATCCGCTTTCTCTGCACCCCCTTCGACAGGGCGATGACCCCGGCCCTGATCGACATGGGAATGGACCGCATCAAGATCCCGTCCGGGGAGCTGACCAATACTCCGGCGCTGAAGTATTTCGGCGGCCTTGGCCTGCCCGTTTTGCTGTCGACAGGAATGGCGACGCTCGACGAGGTGTCGCGCGCCGCGGCGACTTTGCGGGACGCCGGCGCCGAGGACATCACCCTGCTGCACTGCACGTCGCTCTATCCCGCGCCGTACGACAGCATCAACCTCAGGGCGATGATCACGATGGGCGGGCATCTCGGGCTCCCGGTCGGCTATTCGGATCACAGCCTCGGAGACCACGTCGCAGTGGCGGCGGTGGCGTTGGGCGCCGTGGCCATCGAGAAGCACTTCACCTTGGACCGGTCGCTGCCGGGTCCCGATCACCAGGCGTCGCTGGAACCGGACGAACTGGCGGCTCTGTTGCGAAAATGCCGCGAGACGGCGGTTGCCCTGGGTGACGGCGTCAAGCGGCCTGCGGCGGGGGAGGCGGAGACCGCGGCGCTGGTGCGGCGGAGCTGGCATGCCCGTCGCGACATGCCGGCCGGGACGATGCTCGCCGACTCCGACGTGGCGCTGCAGCGCCCGGCCGACGGGCTGCCGCCGGACGTTTGCCCTTTCGGCCGACGGCTCGAACGCGCCGTCGCGGCGGGCGACGCTCTCCGTGCCGAGGATCTGGCGCCGGCATGA
- the neuC gene encoding UDP-N-acetylglucosamine 2-epimerase (hydrolyzing) produces the protein MIRILSVSSSRADVTILNAVWRALAERVDCDLHVFATGMHMAAGGQPVEGLPHSAGLHRGGMDLSGDAGAKAAAAMAAITRDAGRTIAEVRPDAVLLVGDRLDMIPAALAALPANVPLVHVHGGEITEGAIDDRIRHAMTKLSHLHCVSSSGAAARVAAMGEEAWRIHVTGAPALDTLLAVPELDADTFLRETRVLDLPGDPLALRLVTVHPETNADDPQAPLTAVLAALEARPAPTLLTWPNSDPGGEAMRIEINRFATAKAWAMLVNTLGPRLYASALRHAAMMVGNSSSGLIEAGLFGLPVINVGDRQKGRERGPNVIDVANHADAVLQALDRLGPRPPRFRRFSPYGDGKAAPRIADVLTNLPPWKRLVAKTGLTDIGAQGVQSATAG, from the coding sequence ATGATCCGCATCCTCAGCGTCTCGTCGTCGCGCGCCGACGTCACCATCCTCAACGCGGTCTGGCGGGCGCTAGCCGAGCGGGTGGACTGTGATCTGCATGTGTTCGCTACCGGCATGCACATGGCGGCGGGCGGGCAGCCGGTGGAAGGCCTGCCGCACAGCGCCGGTCTCCATCGCGGGGGCATGGATCTATCGGGCGACGCCGGAGCAAAAGCGGCGGCGGCGATGGCCGCGATCACTCGCGACGCGGGCCGGACAATTGCCGAGGTGCGGCCGGATGCGGTGTTGCTGGTCGGCGACCGGCTGGACATGATCCCGGCGGCGCTGGCGGCGCTGCCGGCAAACGTGCCGCTGGTCCACGTCCACGGCGGCGAGATAACCGAGGGCGCCATCGACGACCGCATCCGCCATGCGATGACCAAGCTCTCTCACCTCCATTGCGTTTCCAGCAGTGGCGCCGCAGCGCGGGTGGCTGCGATGGGCGAGGAGGCATGGCGCATTCACGTCACCGGCGCGCCGGCGCTCGACACGTTGTTGGCGGTGCCGGAACTCGACGCCGATACCTTCCTCCGTGAAACAAGGGTGCTGGACCTGCCCGGCGATCCGCTGGCGCTGCGGCTGGTCACGGTTCATCCCGAAACCAACGCCGACGACCCGCAGGCGCCGCTGACGGCGGTGCTCGCCGCGCTCGAGGCGCGGCCAGCGCCGACCTTGCTCACGTGGCCGAACAGCGACCCCGGCGGCGAAGCGATGCGCATCGAGATCAACAGGTTCGCCACCGCGAAGGCATGGGCGATGCTCGTCAACACCCTCGGCCCCAGGCTCTATGCAAGCGCCCTCCGCCATGCAGCGATGATGGTCGGCAACTCGTCGAGCGGCCTCATCGAGGCCGGCCTGTTCGGCCTGCCGGTGATCAACGTCGGCGATCGCCAGAAGGGGCGCGAGCGCGGCCCCAACGTCATCGACGTCGCCAACCATGCCGACGCAGTGCTGCAAGCCCTCGACCGCCTCGGTCCGCGGCCGCCGCGCTTCCGCCGCTTCAGCCCCTACGGCGACGGCAAGGCCGCGCCGCGCATCGCAGACGTGCTGACCAACCTGCCGCCGTGGAAGAGACTGGTCGCGAAGACCGGGCTGACCGACATCGGTGCTCAGGGCGTCCAGAGCGCGACGGCGGGATGA
- a CDS encoding sulfotransferase produces the protein MTQPVPLIISGAPRSGTSLLYNLFDGHSQVSWLVDEGYLFEYVYDCGAAEGDTEIMLDAVPDDIGEFVDGLRHKQVIPPLHRPYRQSVARGSVSKQNLDIPWSEQRFRTALSNLPEPGVAGLWRRLILACLAGLGQDEKRYACLKSPDFAKSAVAAQRALPDARSLVIVRNPVFAIDSLRQTRRLRGEKQLSWPNLALIIRQFQKLHDRVGTLAGDRFLWVRYESLVAEPDVVMRRIADWLDIPFEPCLTEPTMLGNWWPGLSSFAATKGIESTPARREIMTLSPREVDVIRKHLAAFNDTFGYGN, from the coding sequence ATGACCCAGCCGGTCCCGCTGATCATCTCCGGCGCACCGCGATCGGGAACCAGCTTGCTCTACAACCTTTTCGACGGCCACTCGCAGGTATCGTGGCTGGTCGATGAAGGTTACCTCTTCGAGTACGTTTACGACTGCGGCGCCGCCGAAGGCGACACCGAGATCATGCTTGACGCAGTCCCGGACGACATCGGGGAATTCGTCGACGGATTACGCCATAAGCAGGTCATCCCCCCTCTTCACCGACCCTATCGTCAGTCCGTCGCGCGGGGTTCGGTGTCGAAGCAGAACCTCGACATTCCATGGAGCGAACAGCGGTTTCGAACGGCCCTCAGCAACCTGCCGGAGCCTGGGGTGGCGGGCCTTTGGCGCCGGCTCATCCTCGCCTGTCTCGCCGGATTGGGTCAGGACGAGAAACGGTATGCCTGCCTAAAGTCACCCGATTTTGCGAAATCCGCGGTGGCGGCGCAAAGAGCGCTCCCAGATGCTAGGAGCCTGGTCATCGTGCGCAATCCCGTGTTCGCCATCGATAGCCTCCGCCAGACCCGCAGACTGCGCGGCGAAAAGCAGCTTTCGTGGCCGAACCTGGCGCTGATAATCCGGCAGTTCCAAAAGCTTCACGACCGCGTGGGCACGCTCGCCGGGGACCGGTTCCTGTGGGTCCGCTATGAGAGCCTGGTCGCCGAACCCGACGTTGTCATGCGCCGCATTGCCGACTGGCTCGACATCCCGTTCGAGCCGTGCCTAACAGAGCCCACCATGCTGGGCAATTGGTGGCCGGGACTGTCCAGTTTCGCTGCTACGAAAGGCATCGAATCCACACCGGCTCGGCGGGAGATCATGACCCTCAGCCCGCGGGAGGTCGATGTGATCCGCAAGCACCTCGCCGCGTTCAACGACACCTTCGGCTACGGAAACTAA
- the hisF gene encoding imidazole glycerol phosphate synthase subunit HisF produces MPPIRIVARLDVKGPNVIKGVHLEGLRVVGAPNDMARRYYEQGVDEIIYMDTVASLYGRNNVLGVVMEAARDVFIPLTVGGGIRSVDDIVAALRSGADKVAINTAAVCRPPLIREAADALGSQCIVVSVEAKRREPRRWEALTNNGRERTGVDVLEWVSEAEALGAGEILVTSVDQEGTRKGFDHDLFRAVRGRVRIPVVGCGGAGGAPDVIAAAKDDGLDAVACASLFHYGLCPLPDLKSAVAAAGLAVRR; encoded by the coding sequence TTGCCGCCGATCCGCATCGTCGCTCGCCTCGACGTCAAGGGGCCAAACGTTATCAAGGGGGTTCACCTGGAAGGCCTGCGTGTGGTCGGCGCTCCCAACGACATGGCGCGGCGCTATTATGAGCAGGGCGTAGACGAAATCATCTACATGGACACGGTGGCGTCGCTATACGGCCGCAACAACGTCCTGGGAGTCGTAATGGAGGCCGCGCGTGACGTGTTCATTCCGCTCACTGTCGGCGGCGGCATTCGCAGCGTCGACGACATCGTGGCGGCGCTCCGCAGCGGCGCCGACAAGGTGGCCATTAACACCGCGGCAGTGTGCCGGCCGCCCCTGATCCGCGAAGCCGCCGACGCACTCGGCAGCCAGTGCATCGTCGTTTCGGTCGAGGCCAAGCGCCGGGAACCTCGACGCTGGGAAGCCTTGACCAACAACGGCCGCGAGCGCACCGGCGTCGACGTTCTCGAGTGGGTGAGCGAGGCGGAGGCGCTTGGCGCCGGCGAAATCCTGGTTACATCCGTGGACCAGGAAGGGACGCGAAAAGGTTTCGACCACGACCTGTTTCGTGCCGTCCGCGGACGCGTGCGAATACCGGTCGTTGGCTGCGGCGGCGCCGGCGGCGCCCCGGACGTTATTGCCGCGGCCAAGGACGACGGCCTCGACGCGGTGGCCTGTGCCAGCCTTTTCCACTACGGCCTCTGTCCGCTGCCGGATCTCAAGAGCGCGGTAGCCGCTGCGGGTCTCGCGGTGCGGCGATGA
- the hisH gene encoding imidazole glycerol phosphate synthase subunit HisH, which translates to MILVLDYGRGNLFSLGQALRQVGAEVEISADPGALARASHIVFPGVGAFEDAMSGLRDRGLIEPLNTAIAAGTPLLGICVGCQLLLSRGEEFGVHEGLDVISGTVRRLPEARAGDPDAMRIPNVGWRTVEARKDDPVLARLKPEDYVYFVHSYAPMVDREEDAAAYLRVNGLRVPVAVRRGNVLGVQFHPEKSGHVGLGLLQGFLDSR; encoded by the coding sequence ATGATCCTGGTGCTCGATTACGGACGCGGCAATCTGTTCAGCCTCGGCCAAGCGCTTCGGCAAGTGGGCGCGGAGGTGGAGATCTCCGCCGATCCTGGGGCGCTTGCGCGAGCTTCGCACATCGTCTTTCCCGGCGTCGGCGCCTTCGAAGATGCTATGAGCGGGCTCCGCGACCGCGGTCTGATCGAGCCGCTGAACACAGCCATCGCCGCCGGGACGCCGCTGCTCGGCATCTGTGTTGGCTGTCAGCTTCTGTTAAGCAGAGGGGAGGAGTTCGGCGTCCACGAAGGGCTCGACGTGATTTCGGGGACGGTTCGGCGGCTGCCCGAGGCGCGCGCCGGGGATCCCGACGCCATGCGCATTCCCAATGTCGGCTGGCGGACCGTTGAAGCGCGGAAGGACGATCCGGTGTTGGCGAGGCTGAAGCCCGAAGACTACGTTTATTTCGTCCATTCCTATGCGCCCATGGTTGACCGCGAGGAAGATGCCGCGGCCTACCTGCGCGTCAACGGCTTGCGAGTCCCGGTTGCAGTGCGTCGAGGCAACGTTCTTGGCGTCCAGTTCCACCCCGAAAAAAGTGGTCACGTGGGTCTTGGTCTTCTTCAAGGCTTTCTAGACTCGCGATAA
- a CDS encoding N-acetyl sugar amidotransferase, whose amino-acid sequence MTEISELDGRRYVNDPKDGLLEIRYGLPGEVRFCASCVISNQRPSSAIEFEHTRDSKKATIRFDDAGVCDACRYAEAKERDVDWVEREANLRALCDTFRSRNGSYDCLVPGSGGKDSVFASHILKARYGMHPLTVTWAPHLYTDVGWRNFQNWIHVGGFDNYLFTPDGRVHRKLTELAFRNLLHPFQPFILGQKNFAPKMAVRMGLPLVFYGENEAEYGNPVAENAQAIRDASYFARPGGANPHLYFGGVPLEDLPAHGIAPGQLDPYMPADVDEMTRLGVEVHYLGYYLRWTPQENYYYAAEHAAFEANEDRTEGTYSKYNSIDDKTDPYHYWTTLVKFGIGRATYDASQEIRNRHIDREEGIALVRRYDQEFPRKYFPEFLRYLNLTEDAFFEIADSFRSPHLWKRTADGWRLRHQVG is encoded by the coding sequence ATGACGGAAATCAGCGAGCTGGATGGCAGGCGCTATGTCAACGATCCCAAGGACGGGCTCCTGGAGATCCGGTACGGCTTGCCCGGCGAGGTGCGGTTCTGCGCGTCCTGCGTCATCTCCAACCAGCGGCCATCGTCGGCGATCGAGTTCGAGCACACACGGGACTCGAAGAAGGCCACCATCCGCTTCGACGACGCCGGCGTCTGCGACGCCTGCCGCTATGCCGAGGCGAAAGAGCGCGACGTTGACTGGGTCGAGCGCGAAGCGAATTTGCGGGCGCTGTGCGATACGTTTCGATCGCGCAACGGTTCCTACGACTGCCTGGTGCCGGGCTCGGGCGGTAAGGATTCGGTGTTCGCGTCTCATATCCTGAAGGCCCGCTACGGCATGCATCCGCTGACCGTAACATGGGCGCCGCATCTCTACACTGACGTTGGCTGGCGCAACTTCCAAAACTGGATCCACGTCGGCGGCTTCGACAACTACCTGTTCACGCCGGACGGCCGTGTTCACCGCAAGCTTACGGAGCTCGCGTTCCGCAATCTGCTGCACCCGTTCCAACCGTTCATTCTCGGCCAGAAGAACTTCGCACCGAAGATGGCGGTGCGCATGGGCCTGCCGCTGGTGTTCTACGGCGAAAACGAAGCCGAGTACGGCAACCCGGTTGCTGAAAACGCCCAAGCAATACGCGACGCCTCGTACTTCGCGCGGCCAGGCGGGGCCAACCCGCACTTGTACTTCGGCGGCGTGCCGCTCGAAGACCTGCCAGCGCATGGCATCGCTCCGGGCCAGCTCGATCCCTACATGCCAGCGGACGTCGACGAAATGACGCGGCTCGGCGTGGAGGTGCATTACCTCGGCTACTACCTTCGCTGGACGCCCCAGGAGAACTACTACTACGCGGCCGAGCACGCCGCCTTCGAGGCCAACGAGGATCGCACCGAGGGTACCTACTCCAAGTACAATTCGATTGATGACAAGACCGACCCGTATCACTACTGGACGACGCTCGTGAAGTTCGGCATTGGCCGCGCCACCTATGACGCCAGCCAGGAAATCCGCAATCGGCACATCGATCGCGAAGAAGGCATAGCGCTGGTGCGGCGCTATGATCAGGAGTTTCCTCGCAAGTACTTCCCGGAATTCCTGCGGTACCTGAACTTGACCGAAGATGCGTTTTTCGAGATTGCCGATAGCTTCCGGTCTCCGCACCTCTGGAAGCGGACCGCGGATGGCTGGCGACTGCGCCACCAAGTCGGATAG
- a CDS encoding acylneuraminate cytidylyltransferase family protein — protein sequence MPGKNLRVLAGRPLLAYTADAIREAGLAASPCLLTTDDDGIAEVGRGLGWLAPFRRPAHLAGDDATTADAVIHALDWFAAEDGADPKAVMVLQPTSPLRGGAVLRCGLDVLAARPEANSVIAVSPLHVSASHTFCIDECDMLRPVGADDRRVVVPNGALYLTRTAALRSRRSLYAPPIAPIMLDAERAIDIDTESDLRVAEVLLAAAGALPQ from the coding sequence GTGCCGGGGAAGAACCTGCGGGTGCTGGCCGGACGGCCGCTGCTTGCGTACACCGCCGACGCCATTCGCGAGGCCGGGCTGGCGGCGTCGCCGTGCCTGCTCACCACGGACGATGACGGGATCGCGGAGGTCGGCCGCGGCCTTGGCTGGCTGGCGCCGTTCCGCCGGCCGGCGCATCTCGCCGGCGACGACGCCACGACGGCCGATGCCGTGATCCACGCGCTCGACTGGTTTGCCGCAGAAGACGGCGCCGACCCGAAGGCCGTCATGGTGCTGCAGCCGACGTCGCCGCTCCGCGGCGGCGCAGTGCTCCGTTGCGGGCTCGATGTCCTAGCTGCCCGACCGGAGGCCAATTCTGTGATCGCGGTGTCGCCGCTCCATGTCTCTGCCTCCCACACCTTCTGCATCGATGAGTGCGACATGCTGCGGCCGGTAGGCGCTGACGATCGTCGCGTCGTCGTGCCGAACGGCGCCCTTTACCTCACCCGGACCGCGGCGTTGCGCAGCCGGCGGAGCCTCTATGCGCCGCCGATCGCACCGATCATGCTGGACGCGGAACGCGCCATCGACATCGATACGGAGAGCGATTTGCGGGTGGCGGAGGTGCTGCTCGCCGCGGCGGGCGCTCTCCCGCAATGA
- a CDS encoding NTP transferase domain-containing protein, with protein sequence MTFVVHAPEPFACLPETTVREAMARINDTPPHAGLVVVDGDGRLLGTVTDGDIRRGILRGVALDDAIATCMNAGAVPGRDGDAAGNLAVLAARPLQFLPIIDGHRRLVRILFKRPGGSTLGAALVMAGGAGRRLGERTRATPKPLLPIGDRPILDHVMTALEDAGITDIHVAVHYLADQIESFLAKRQSRADVRVIHEPEPLGTAGAVGLLPPPKPGSRPGPGPLLVVNGDVLTRVDYRALAAFHDRHEFEATVAVARYDVEIPFGVVRQSADGVLLDIDEKPRVTHFVAAGIYVLSPAFRALVPPSEPLDMPDLLALGRRVGLRAGLFPIHEYWTDIGRPHDLEAADTAHRNGRFGAAEA encoded by the coding sequence ATGACCTTCGTGGTACACGCGCCCGAACCCTTCGCCTGCCTGCCCGAGACGACGGTGCGCGAAGCGATGGCGCGCATCAACGACACGCCGCCGCACGCCGGCCTGGTCGTGGTCGATGGCGACGGCCGATTGCTGGGCACCGTCACCGACGGCGACATCCGCCGCGGGATCCTTCGGGGCGTCGCCCTCGACGATGCGATCGCGACCTGCATGAACGCCGGCGCGGTCCCCGGCCGCGACGGCGACGCGGCTGGCAATCTGGCGGTGCTTGCGGCGCGCCCCCTGCAGTTCCTGCCGATCATCGATGGGCACCGCCGTCTCGTCCGCATCCTGTTCAAGCGCCCCGGCGGCTCGACGCTCGGCGCAGCGCTGGTCATGGCGGGCGGCGCCGGCCGGCGCCTCGGCGAGCGCACGCGCGCGACACCGAAGCCGCTGCTGCCGATCGGCGACAGGCCGATCCTCGACCACGTGATGACGGCGCTGGAAGACGCCGGGATCACCGACATCCATGTCGCCGTGCACTACCTCGCCGACCAGATCGAGAGCTTCCTCGCCAAGCGCCAGAGCCGCGCCGACGTGCGGGTGATCCACGAACCGGAGCCGCTCGGCACCGCCGGCGCGGTCGGCCTGCTGCCGCCCCCGAAACCCGGGTCGAGGCCGGGCCCGGGGCCGCTGCTGGTGGTCAACGGCGATGTGCTGACCCGCGTGGATTACCGGGCGCTGGCGGCGTTTCACGACCGCCACGAGTTCGAGGCGACGGTTGCCGTCGCCCGCTACGACGTGGAGATACCATTCGGCGTGGTGCGCCAGAGCGCGGACGGGGTGCTGCTCGACATCGACGAGAAACCCCGCGTCACCCACTTCGTCGCTGCCGGCATCTACGTGCTGTCCCCGGCGTTCCGGGCGCTTGTGCCGCCGTCGGAGCCGCTCGACATGCCGGACCTGCTCGCCCTCGGCCGGAGGGTAGGCCTCCGTGCCGGCCTGTTCCCGATCCACGAATACTGGACCGACATCGGCCGCCCGCACGACCTGGAGGCCGCCGATACCGCCCATCGCAACGGCCGCTTCGGCGCTGCCGAGGCTTGA
- a CDS encoding ABC transporter ATP-binding protein, translating to MIIPSDLRRHARLLGFTPAVAAGVLGFHVGSTVFEGIGLAMVLPVFEYLQANENVAALADKSELWRRLVDAYGAIGLPVTLAVLLATSFLAILVRQVFVQARLIFLAKVRFRAVARLQTMLFRNYLHVDLGYHERQQLGLTVNDFTTQAERSVEYFFLAIDFIGFTFLLVVYVVLLVVVSAEMAAAAALLLGLTAWVLGGLLKRSRALGYQTVAARQKLAAFFTEKLGLLRLIRLSGAEAAEIKTVANLADVQRRRHFDAARLVALLSTSVEPIAAAAAILLLYFGVRVAGLDLGTLGLFIVILVRLLPIVRQLLNTRQVFLNTEGAVRTITGRLDDLHAGAERPGGGVTFAGLNGSLRFEDVSFTYPGRLEPALAGVSLEIPAGTLTALVGPSGGGKSTLVDLLPRLREPSRGRVLLDGVPLGDYTLESLRAGIAFVPQAPLILNATPAEHIRYGAGHADMAAVRSAAEDAGADQFISALPQGYDTPLGEGGAALSGGQRQRLDLARALLRQASILILDEPTSHLDADAERLFRETLLALRERGGRTIIVIGHHLASVTAADRIVVLSGGQVAEAGSHRALIAAGGWYARAFRKQAADDDVVLDADPLPTPTGS from the coding sequence ATGATCATTCCGAGCGACCTGCGCCGCCACGCCCGCCTGCTCGGCTTCACGCCGGCGGTCGCTGCGGGCGTGCTGGGGTTCCATGTCGGAAGCACCGTGTTCGAGGGCATCGGCCTTGCCATGGTGTTGCCGGTGTTCGAGTACCTGCAAGCCAATGAGAACGTCGCCGCGCTAGCGGACAAGTCGGAGTTGTGGCGGCGCCTAGTCGACGCCTATGGCGCCATCGGGCTGCCGGTGACCTTGGCGGTGCTGCTCGCCACGAGTTTCCTCGCCATTCTGGTGCGCCAAGTCTTCGTTCAAGCGCGCCTGATCTTTCTGGCGAAGGTGCGGTTCCGGGCGGTGGCGCGACTGCAGACCATGCTGTTCCGGAACTATCTGCATGTGGATCTGGGCTACCATGAGCGCCAGCAGCTCGGGCTGACGGTGAACGACTTTACCACCCAGGCGGAGCGCTCCGTCGAGTATTTCTTCCTCGCGATCGACTTTATCGGTTTCACGTTTCTGCTTGTCGTCTATGTGGTCTTGCTGGTCGTGGTGTCGGCGGAAATGGCGGCGGCCGCCGCGCTGCTGCTCGGGCTGACGGCGTGGGTGCTGGGCGGGCTGTTGAAGCGGAGCCGGGCGCTCGGCTACCAGACAGTCGCTGCGCGCCAGAAGCTGGCGGCCTTCTTCACCGAAAAGCTCGGACTGTTGCGGCTGATCCGGCTGTCCGGAGCCGAGGCGGCCGAGATCAAGACGGTGGCGAACCTCGCCGACGTGCAGCGCCGCCGACACTTCGACGCGGCGCGGCTGGTGGCGCTGCTCAGCACGTCGGTCGAACCCATTGCCGCCGCCGCGGCGATCCTGCTGCTCTACTTCGGAGTGCGGGTTGCCGGGCTCGACCTCGGCACGCTCGGATTGTTCATCGTCATCCTGGTGCGGCTGCTGCCGATCGTCCGCCAGCTCCTCAACACCCGCCAGGTGTTCCTCAACACGGAGGGGGCGGTGCGGACCATTACCGGGCGTCTCGACGACCTGCACGCCGGCGCCGAGCGGCCGGGAGGCGGAGTCACATTCGCCGGCCTGAACGGCAGCCTTCGCTTCGAGGACGTTTCCTTCACCTATCCCGGCCGGCTTGAGCCGGCGCTCGCCGGGGTGTCGCTGGAAATCCCGGCTGGGACACTGACGGCGCTCGTCGGCCCCTCCGGCGGCGGCAAGTCGACCCTGGTGGACCTCCTGCCGCGGCTGCGGGAACCGAGCAGGGGCCGGGTCCTGCTCGACGGCGTCCCGCTTGGCGACTACACCTTGGAGAGCCTCCGAGCCGGCATTGCGTTCGTTCCGCAGGCGCCGTTGATCCTCAACGCAACGCCGGCGGAGCACATCCGATATGGCGCCGGCCATGCCGACATGGCCGCTGTGCGCAGCGCGGCCGAGGATGCAGGCGCCGATCAGTTCATCTCGGCGCTGCCACAGGGCTACGACACGCCGCTCGGCGAGGGCGGCGCCGCCCTGTCCGGGGGCCAGCGCCAGCGCCTCGACCTGGCGCGGGCGCTGTTGCGCCAGGCGTCCATCCTGATCCTCGACGAGCCGACCAGCCATCTCGACGCCGACGCCGAGCGCTTGTTTCGCGAGACCCTGTTGGCGCTGCGCGAGCGCGGCGGGCGGACCATCATCGTTATCGGGCACCATCTGGCATCGGTGACGGCAGCGGACCGCATTGTCGTGCTCAGCGGCGGACAGGTAGCGGAGGCGGGTTCGCACCGGGCGCTGATCGCCGCCGGCGGCTGGTACGCTCGCGCCTTCCGCAAGCAGGCCGCCGACGACGATGTGGTCTTGGACGCAGACCCGCTGCCGACGCCGACCGGCTCCTGA
- a CDS encoding transposase codes for MSESRDRLVRCWSHIQGTLFPWLREEVDELTAKHEQVVLVLDMLDLETHIPPPPGGRGRPPEDRRAIARAFVAKAILHLPTTAALIERLDVDGRLRRICGWERRRQVPSEATFSRAFAEFATSGLFERVHEALVKFGHDGRLVEHVARDATGIDAREKPPPPPKDSAPKRKRGRPKAGEAVTKRRSDRLKRQPNLDLRTMLADLPTRCDVGSKRNSKGFRHQWIGYKLHLDIADGDVPVAAVLTSASVHDSQVAIPLITITSGRIQYLYDIMDSAYEATAIADYSRRLGHQPMIEASNRHHPGRRAKNAAEQKRLRRIRFALPEHRRFHARVAAERGAGALKDNLGACTVRVRGHAKVLCHLGFGILALTANNLLRLVRPQPQAT; via the coding sequence ATGTCTGAGAGCAGGGATCGGCTTGTGCGATGCTGGAGCCACATCCAAGGCACCCTGTTCCCTTGGCTGCGGGAGGAGGTGGACGAACTCACGGCCAAGCATGAGCAAGTCGTCCTCGTCCTCGACATGCTCGACCTGGAAACCCACATCCCGCCGCCGCCGGGGGGCCGCGGGCGGCCGCCGGAGGACCGCCGGGCCATCGCCCGGGCCTTCGTCGCCAAGGCCATTCTCCATCTGCCCACCACCGCCGCCCTCATCGAACGTCTCGACGTCGATGGCCGTCTGCGACGCATCTGTGGCTGGGAACGGCGCCGCCAAGTCCCGAGTGAAGCGACGTTCTCGCGGGCTTTCGCCGAGTTCGCGACCAGCGGGCTGTTCGAACGGGTTCACGAGGCCCTGGTCAAATTCGGCCACGACGGCCGCCTGGTGGAACATGTCGCCCGCGACGCCACCGGGATCGATGCCCGCGAAAAACCCCCGCCACCGCCCAAAGACTCAGCGCCGAAGCGAAAGCGCGGGCGGCCCAAGGCCGGGGAAGCCGTCACCAAACGCCGCTCCGACCGCCTTAAACGCCAACCAAACCTCGATCTCAGGACCATGCTCGCCGACCTGCCGACCCGCTGCGACGTCGGATCCAAACGCAACAGCAAGGGCTTCCGCCACCAGTGGATCGGCTACAAACTCCATCTCGACATCGCCGATGGAGACGTCCCCGTCGCCGCCGTGCTGACCTCCGCCTCGGTCCACGACAGCCAAGTCGCCATCCCCCTCATCACCATCACCTCCGGGCGCATCCAATACCTCTACGACATCATGGACAGCGCTTACGAAGCCACCGCCATCGCCGACTACAGCCGACGCCTCGGCCACCAGCCCATGATCGAAGCCAGCAACCGCCACCACCCCGGCCGCCGGGCCAAAAACGCCGCAGAGCAGAAGCGTCTCCGCCGGATCCGGTTCGCACTCCCTGAACATCGCCGCTTCCATGCACGAGTCGCCGCCGAACGCGGCGCCGGAGCCCTCAAAGACAACCTCGGCGCCTGCACCGTCCGCGTCCGCGGCCACGCCAAAGTCCTCTGTCACCTAGGCTTCGGAATCCTGGCACTAACGGCAAACAACCTCCTAAGACTCGTTCGACCACAACCCCAAGCCACCTAA